A genomic window from Planctomycetaceae bacterium includes:
- a CDS encoding TerC family protein, translated as MEAVAALLTLTLMEIVLGIDNIIFITILTDRLPEQQQSTARHLGLILAMASRIALLFAVTWLLGLTAPFLSLTSLGISESWLKSISPDHWEQINGVSWRDVILFVGGLFLIRHSVREIHERMEGPRDEEANLAAAKTFTGVLVNITIMDVIFSLDSVITAVAMAKDVWVMVAAIVLSVLVMMMFAGRVSRFVKQHPTLKMLALSFLILIGVMLVAEAIGTHIDKGYIYFAMAFSLVVEGLNIRTRTKDRPAL; from the coding sequence ATGGAAGCCGTCGCCGCCCTGCTGACTCTGACGCTGATGGAGATCGTGCTGGGGATTGACAACATCATCTTTATCACGATTCTGACGGATCGATTGCCCGAACAGCAGCAGTCGACGGCACGACATCTGGGACTGATTCTGGCGATGGCCTCCCGCATCGCATTGCTGTTCGCCGTGACCTGGCTGCTGGGTCTGACGGCACCGTTCCTGTCGCTGACGTCGCTGGGGATTTCGGAAAGCTGGCTGAAGTCGATCAGCCCGGATCACTGGGAACAGATCAACGGCGTTTCCTGGCGAGACGTGATTCTGTTTGTCGGCGGACTGTTTCTGATCCGGCACAGCGTCCGCGAAATTCACGAACGCATGGAAGGTCCTCGCGACGAAGAAGCGAATCTGGCCGCGGCGAAAACGTTCACCGGAGTGCTGGTCAACATCACCATTATGGACGTGATCTTTTCGCTGGATTCGGTCATCACCGCCGTGGCCATGGCCAAAGACGTGTGGGTCATGGTCGCCGCCATTGTGCTGTCGGTGCTGGTGATGATGATGTTCGCAGGGCGCGTCAGCCGGTTTGTCAAACAACATCCGACGCTGAAAATGCTGGCGCTCAGTTTTCTGATTCTGATCGGAGTCATGCTGGTGGCCGAAGCCATCGGGACTCACATCGACAAGGGATATATCTATTTCGCGATGGCGTTCTCGCTGGTCGTCGAAGGGCTGAATATCCGCACGCGAACGAAGGACCGGCCAGCGCTGTGA
- a CDS encoding sigma-54 dependent transcriptional regulator, protein MATASSGSLLVVDDDRFILNAMADYLRSLGHRTETASGCQEAIERMEEFPFEVVVCDVNLQDRDGFELLQWTREHAPETAVILLTGFGTIESAVEAIRMGAFDYLTKPVIDEELNLSIERAIGQRQILEENRSLKAQLREKHGMANIVGKDYKMLRMFELIESVAPTRTTVLILGESGTGKTITARSIHQHSDRADKPFVEVACGALPDTLLESELFGHVAGAFTGASHDKVGKFLQADGGTLFLDEIATASPSLQVKLLRVLQDREFEAVGGNETHKVDVRLVLATNQDLEEAVRRGEFREDLLYRINVITLTQPALRERLGDIPLLVDHYLKVFREQTGRNIVGFDESALQAMQQYRWPGNVRELVNVVERAVVLSRTDRITAADLPERIFVEDERRASVEAHLGGASLKKALSQPERQLIIQALESNGWNRQSTARALGINRTTLYKKMKRYDIDFESVYKHV, encoded by the coding sequence ATGGCGACGGCTTCATCAGGTTCGCTGCTGGTTGTAGACGACGATCGTTTCATTCTGAACGCGATGGCCGACTACCTTCGCAGTCTGGGCCACCGCACAGAAACGGCCAGCGGCTGTCAGGAAGCCATCGAACGCATGGAAGAATTCCCGTTCGAAGTTGTCGTCTGCGATGTCAATCTGCAGGATCGCGATGGCTTTGAACTTCTGCAGTGGACTCGCGAGCACGCTCCGGAAACCGCCGTCATTCTGCTGACCGGATTCGGCACGATCGAAAGCGCGGTCGAAGCCATCCGCATGGGAGCGTTCGATTATCTGACCAAGCCCGTCATCGACGAAGAACTGAATCTGTCGATCGAACGAGCCATCGGACAGCGGCAGATCCTTGAAGAAAACCGCAGCCTGAAAGCTCAGCTTCGCGAAAAGCACGGAATGGCGAACATCGTCGGCAAAGATTACAAGATGCTGCGGATGTTCGAGCTGATCGAAAGTGTCGCGCCGACTCGCACGACCGTGCTGATTCTGGGCGAAAGCGGTACCGGCAAGACCATCACCGCTCGCAGCATTCACCAGCACAGCGATCGCGCCGATAAGCCGTTTGTCGAAGTGGCCTGCGGAGCATTGCCGGATACGCTGCTGGAAAGCGAACTGTTCGGGCACGTCGCCGGAGCGTTCACGGGAGCGTCGCACGACAAGGTCGGCAAGTTTCTGCAGGCGGACGGCGGGACTCTGTTTCTGGACGAAATCGCCACCGCGTCGCCTTCACTGCAGGTCAAGCTGCTGCGAGTTCTGCAGGATCGCGAATTCGAAGCCGTCGGCGGAAATGAAACTCACAAGGTCGACGTCCGACTGGTGCTGGCGACGAACCAGGATCTGGAAGAAGCCGTCCGACGCGGCGAATTTCGCGAAGACCTGCTGTATCGCATCAACGTCATCACGCTGACTCAGCCCGCTCTGCGCGAGCGGCTGGGCGATATCCCGCTGCTGGTCGATCACTACCTGAAAGTGTTCCGCGAACAGACAGGCCGCAACATTGTTGGATTCGACGAATCCGCTCTGCAGGCGATGCAGCAGTATCGCTGGCCCGGAAACGTGCGGGAACTTGTCAACGTGGTCGAACGCGCCGTCGTGCTGTCGCGAACGGACCGCATCACCGCCGCGGATCTGCCCGAACGAATCTTTGTCGAAGACGAACGACGGGCGTCCGTGGAAGCACACCTGGGCGGAGCGTCGCTGAAGAAAGCTCTGTCGCAGCCCGAACGGCAGCTCATCATCCAGGCTCTGGAATCCAACGGCTGGAATCGCCAGAGCACCGCGCGAGCGCTCGGCATCAATCGCACGACGCTGTACAAGAAAATGAAGAGATACGACATCGACTTCGAATCCGTGTACAAGCACGTGTGA